TGGCAATGTGATTGCCACCGTGCAGGTGATTGACCTCGGCGGCGTACTGGGCTTCAGCACTTCCGTCGATGCCGCCCTGCTGGTCGGCGCTGACGTGAACAGCATCACCGCCTCCGTCACCACCACCGATGACGCCGGCAACACCGCGTCTGCCAGCGATACCGAAGGCTATGGCGTCGACACCACCGCCCCGGCCGTCACCATCACCATCACCGAAGACACCAACAACGACGGTCTGCTCAGCATTGCCGAGCTCGACGGTCAGGTGAACTACCTGGTACAGCTCGGTGCCGGTACCGCCGTGGACGATACCCTGGTCATCACCGATCAGGATGGCAACGTGCTGTTCAACGGTCTGGTGACCCAGGCCATGCTCGACAACGGACTGGCCCTGGCCGTGGATGCACCGGCTGACGGTGACACCCTCACCCTGACCGCCACCGTGACCGACCCGGCCGGCAACAGTGATTCCGACAGCGACAGTGTCACCATTGACACCACCGCCCCGGCCGTCACCATCACCATCACCGAAGACACCAACAACGACGGTCTGCTCAGCATTGCCGAGCTCGACGGTCAGGTGAACTACCTGGTACAGCTCGGTGCCGGTACCGCCGTGGACGATACCCTGGTCATCACCGATCAGGATGGCAACGTGCTGTTCAACGGTCTGGTGACCCAGGCCATGCTCGACAACGGACTGGCCCTGGCCGTGGATGCACCGGCTGACGGTGACACCCTCACCCTGACCGCCACCGTGACCGACCCGGCCGGCAACAGTGATTCCGACAGCGACAGTGTCACCATTGACACCACCGCCCCGGCCGTCACCATCACCATCACCGAAGACACCAACAACGACGGTCTGCTCAGCATTGCCGAGCTCGACGGTCAGGTGAACTACCTGGTACAGCTCGGTGCCGGTACCGCCGTGGACGATACCCTGGTTATCACCGATCAGGATGGCAACGTGCTGTTCAACGGTCTGGTGACCCAGGCCATGCTCGACAACGGACTGGCCCTGGCCGTGGATGCACCGGCTGACGGTGACACCCTCACCCTGACCGCCACCGTGACCGACCCGGCCGGCAACAGTGATTCCGACAGCGACAGTGTCACCATTGACACCACCGCCCCGGCCGTCACCATCACCATCACCGAAGACACCAACAACGACGGTCTGCTCAGCATTGCCGAGCTCGACGGTCAGGTGAACTACCTGGTACAGCTCGGTGCCGGTACCGCCGTGGACGATACCCTGGTCATCACCGATCAGGATGGCAACGTGCTGTTCAACGGTCTGGTGACCCAGGCCATGCTCGACAACGGACTGGCCCTGGCCGTGGATGCACCGGCTGACGGTGACACCCTCACCCTGACCGCCACCGTGACCGACCCGGCCGGCAACAGTGATTCCGACAGCGACAGTGTCACCATTGACACCACCGCCCCGGCCGTCACCATCACCATCACCGAAGACACCAACAACGACGGTCTGCTCAGCATTGCCGAGCTCGACGGTCAGGTGAACTACCTGGTACAGCTCGGTGCCGGTACCGCCGTGGACGATACCCTGGTCATCACCGATCAGGATGGCAACGTGCTGTTCAACGGTCTGGTGACCCAGGCCATGCTCGACAACGGACTGGCCCTGGCCGTGGATGCACCGGCTGACGGTGACACCCTCACCCTGACCGCCACCGTGACCGACCCGGCCGGCAACAGTGATTCCGACAGCGACAGTGTCACCATTGACACCACCGCCCCGGCCGTCACCATCACCATCACCGAAGACACCAACAACGACGGTCTGCTCAGCATTGCCGAGCTCGACGGTCAGGTGAACTACCTGGTACAGCTCGGTGCCGGTACCGCCGTGGACGATACCCTGGTTATCACCGATCAGGATGGCAACGTGCTGTTCAACGGTCTGGTGACCCAGGCCATGCTCGACAACGGACTGGCCCTGGCCGTGGATGCACCGGCTGACGGTGACACCCTCACCCTGACCGCCACCGTGACCGACCCGGCCGGCAACAGTGATTCCGACAGCGACAGTGTCACCATTGACACCACCGCCCCGGCCGTCACCATCACCATCACCGAAGACACCAACAACGACGGTCTGCTCAGCATTGCCGAGCTCGACGGTCAGGTGAACTACCTGGTACAGCTCGGTGCCGGTACCGCCGTGGACGATACCCTGGTTATCACCGATCAGGATGGCAACGTGCTGTTCAACGGTCTGGTGACCCAGGCCATGCTCGACAACGGACTGGCCCTGGCCGTGGATGCACCGGCTGACGGTGGCACCCTCACCCTGACCGCCACCGTGACCGACCCGGCCGGCAACAGTGATTCCGACAGCGACAGTGTCACCATTGACACCACCGCCCCGGCCGTCACCATCACCATCACCGAAGACACCAACAACGACGGTCTGCTCAGCATTGCCGAGCTCGACGGTCAGGTGAACTACCTGGTACAGCTCGGTGCCGGTACCGCCGTGGACGATACCCTGGTCATCACCGATCAGGATGGCAACGTGCTGTTCAACGGTCTGGTGACCCAGGCCATGCTCGACAACGGACTGGCCCTGGCCGTGGATGCACCGGCTGACGGTGACACCCTCACCCTGACCGCCACCGTGACCGACCCGGCCGGCAACAGTGATTCCGACAGCGACAGTGTCACCATTGACACCACCGCCCCGGCCGTCACCATCACCATCACCGAAGACACCAACAACGACGGTCTGCTCAGCATTGCCGAGCTCGACGGTCAGGTGAACTACCTGGTACAGCTCGGTGCCGGTACCGCCGTGGACGATACCTTGGTCATCACCGATCAGGATGGCAACGTGCTGTTCAACGGTCTGGTGACCCAGGCCATGCTCGACAACGGACTGGCCCTGGCCGTGGATGCACCGGCTGACGGTGACACCCTCACCCTGACCGCCACCGTGACCGACCCGGCCGGCAACAGTGATTCCGACAGCGACAGTGTCACCGTTGACACCAGCATAGCGGCCCCCACCGTGTGGATCGTTGACGACGGCACGCCAGGCGATGGTTTGCTCACTCAGGGCGAAATCAGCAGTAACGGCCCTGGGGTTCAGCTGCAGGCGAATGTTAGCCACGCCGATCTGTTGGAAGGTGGTTTCGTAACCCTGACAGTGACGATTGGCAATGCCCAGCCACAAGAATATGAGCTGGAGTTGGTGAATGGCGTACTGCAATTTACCAATGGCGATCCTGCACCAGATTTCGACTACAACAACGGCGTTATCACCTGGACTGAAAATGCACCCGATGCAGGGCAAAGCATTACTGTAACTGTCACTCAAACCGATCTTGCTGGTAATGAATCTGCACAAGACTCTGATACAGCACAGGTATTTGCTCCCGGCAATAATGAAATGACCGTTAATGAAAGCGATCTGCGTGACAATGTGCCCAATGTGGTTTCGCAGCAGATTTCCTTCACCGCTGGCAGTGAGACTCTGACACAATTCCGCTTTGGCGATGTAAACAGCATTCAAGCTGCAACCAACCTTGCAACAGGAGTAAGTATTGCCTGGGCTCTGGCATTGGATGGTAGCTTGGTTGGTAGTATCGGCGGTGTTCCTGTCATCAAGTTGACACTGACCGATACAGATCCAATCTCTGCCAACACGACTGGCAGTATCAGCGTTAACGTGGAATTGCTGGATAACATTAAGCAAGTCAATGGCGCAAATGACATCAACCTCAGTTCGCTGATTGAAGGTATCGTTATTGAAGCTGTTGGTGCCAACAACAGTGTTATCTCTGCGACTCTGGATCTCACTATTGACGACGATCTCGTTGAAGCCTCAGCTACTGACAGCAGTGGTTTGAACGCAGCGGATACCCAAATCAGCGGTACTGTGACCGTAGCAGGTGCAGACGGAAACGATAACGAATCAGCCGATCAATACAGCGCGGATCTGTCTGTGAACATTACAGGTTGGAGTGAGTCATCAACCTTCGCTGATTCCGGTCTGATGACCTCGGGTAAAGCAATTTACTACTATGTCGATCCTAACGACACGTCCGTGATGATTGCGTACACCAGCTCCACTGCAGCCGAATGGGGTGCTGTCGGTGCGATTCAGACCAAAATTTTCACTCTGACACTTGATCCAAACAGCGGTGAATATGTGCTGGATCTTGAAACTCCAATTACCAAGATCACCACAACCAACGCCGATTTGACAGGTAACATTCCAGGCGGTAACGACGCAGATTTGTTCGTCATGCTGAACGGAGCAGTGAAAGGTGAACCTGAGTCTGGTGACGTGGTGCTCTGCACCATTACAGCAACTGACGCGGGTGGTGTTAGCACTGTAAACACCAGCCCCAATGGTATTGGTGTTGGTACAGGTAAGGACATCGGCTCTGGTGAAACCCTCACGCTTGATTTTGGCTTCCCAGTCACGAATTTTACTGGAATTAGCCTCTCCTACAATAACGGTAATCCTTACACTGGCGTGTTTACCATCAACATTGTCGGTAAAGATGCGTTTGGAAATGATCTGGTCAAGACCTTTATTGCCACGCCTGCAACTTTGGCCAATTTGATAGCCTCAGAAGGATTTGCAGAGTTCACAAAGATAGAGCTTTCTACCGCAGCAGGTGGACAAGACTTCAACTTGAAGAACTTCACTGCGAACAGTCTCAGTGTTGACCCGCTGGGAACCGTTTTGAACTTCAATGTTGCCATCACTGACAGTGATGGTGATACGGACTCCAGCAATCCGTTTACCGTCACGCTGAATGTGCCTAACACACTCAACGCTGTCACACCCGCTGCGTTTACCAGCCTAGCGGAAGCCAAACTGGTATCCGATACCATGGATGCCGATACAGATACTCTGGTATTCAAGGCCGGTAGCAGTGACGTTAACAACGTCAGCTTCAGCGCAGACGTGAGCGATATTCAGGTTGAAGGCATTCGCCAGCCTATGAGTTGGAGAATCGAAGGTGGGGTGCTGATAGGCTCTATGCCAGGCCGCGGCGACCTGCTGAAACTGACCTTGGATTGGAACGCAATCGAAGCTGGTGAGCAGGGTTCTGTTGTGGTTGAGGCAGAGCTGCTTGGTAAACTGCCTCACAACATAGATTATGACTCTCTGACAGTTACAGGCATTAAGGTTGTTGCAACCGATGACAGCGGCGACACCGCCAAGGCGGACGTCACAGTAACTGTTGCTGATAGTCAGCATATCGCTGTCGATGACGACAACCAGGTTGATGTACTGATAGACGCCTTTGAAGTTCGCGATATCACAGCCAGGTGGACTGACTGGACCGCTGAGTCAGAAGAAAAATCCAACGTAACAACTTCTGACGGCCCTGATGACGATAATGGCCACGATATAATTCGTTGGGGCGACGTTGGCAACGGACAGCCACGTTCTGGCTACAACTTTGATGAAAACACCAACATTCAGGTGGGTGATGTGGGCTTGAACCAGAATATTGTTCTGGGCACCTTTACGCACGTAAACCAACCTATCAATGGCTACTCATCAATCACTGAAGCCACCCTCGAAGTAACCCTGATGATCAATGGTGTTGCAGCCAAGGTCACTCTCGAGTTTAATCACAATGAAACCGGTGGTTATAACAACCCACCGGATATTGTGACCGTCGCCAACACATCCTCTGAGTTTGTGTACGATGGCGCTCGCTACACACTGAAAGTAATGGGCTTCCTCGATAGCAACGGCGATGTTGTGACCAGTATCAAGACAGCTGAAGGTGCCTCCACCAGCTTCCCATTGGTTGTTCAGTTGATTCCGGGAGATGGATTTGAACTGCCGCTCATCGGTGGCAACGTCCTCCACAACGATATCCAGGGCGCCGATGGCGATATGGAGATCTACGGCGTTTCGCACAGTGGCAACAACGCCACTGAATCCAATGGAACCTTTGTGATTCAAGGCACTTACGGAACCCTGACCCTGTATGGCAATGGCAGTTACAGCTATCAGGTCACAACCGTAGGCAGTCTGATACCGGACAATGCGGTCGACACATTCAGCTACACCATTGAAGACAGCGATGGCGATCTTAGCACTGCGGAATTGAATATTAACCTCAATGCTGTAGAAGAGCTGCCAATCGTTTACGAAGGCACGCAGGGGGTGGATTCGTTCCTGCTGACAAACTCGACTTCAGGAAAAGGCCTGTTTGCCGTGTCTTCCAGTGGTTATGATGCCGTCGCTTCAACAGAATCTGCCAATGTGATCAATCTGGATACGGCCTTGCACATCAAGGCAGGTGACAGTAACGACTATGTCGATCTGGGTATTTCACGG
This portion of the Shewanella amazonensis SB2B genome encodes:
- a CDS encoding Ig-like domain-containing protein, which produces MGSYITPKNGLLKSVNGQISMVAEGAEKSVSAGDAIPAGAVLWIKEGAQFELVLEDGTVISESNTPTTANQPDVGAEQLDPNALNEIEALQAQIAAGDDPTADLPETAAGGQTGNEGGSGFVSLDRTGGETLASTGYDSTFDAQFPESTILEAQPIEPLLVTPLVITVDAPDNSTDTTPTITGTTDAEPGSTVTILVTDSNGDTQTLTTTVNEDGTYSVDVVEPLPEGGYTADASVIDTTGNTGTATDVGDVVSPEVSITANQIDVEEGSTASFVVSLDEASNEDITVTFTYSGVAEDGTDFIGVASVVIPAGQTSVTININTIDDKLYEVSEDFTITISSVTGGNAVIGADNSASTNIVDEAVPGPEDTVTVTLNGPTAVAEGDNTGTYTVTLSDPAPAGSIVTLTYTYITADGNDIVETVQAIIGADGVTATFTIATVNDDIFEPTESFSVSVSGVVTPDGTPVFENLDLTDATVTTDILDNDLSASITLDANITADDIINSAEAGQTIPVTGVVGADVKVGDIVTLTVNGKEFTGAVYDDNGTLRFSIDVPGSDLAADADRVIDASVTATDDAGNSATATDTEGYGVDTDISASITLDADITADDIINAQEAGQDIPVTGIVGGDVKVGDIVTLTVNGKEFTGAVYDDNGTLRFSINVPGADLVADEDHVIDASVTATDDAGNSATATDTEGYGVDTDISASITLDADITADDIINAQEAGQDIPVTGIVGGDVKVGDIVTLTVNGKEFTGAVYDDNGTLRFSINVPGADLVADEDHVIDASVTATDDAGNSATATDTEGYGVDTDISASITLDADITADDIINAQEAGQDIPVTGIVGGDVKVGDIVTLTVNGKEFTGAVYDDNGTLRFSINVPGADLVADEDHVIDASVTATDDAGNSATATDTEGYGVDTDISATIDLNPILVGDDNVINQAESEGSVTLSGTVGGDVKLGDTVTLTLDGNVIATVQVIDLGGGVLGFSTSVDAALLVGADVNSITASVTTTDDAGNTASASDTEGYGVDTEISATIDLNPILVGDDNVINQAESEGSVTLSGTVGGDVKLGDTVTLTLDGNVIATVQVIDLGGGVLGFSTSVDAALLVGADVNSITASVTTTDDAGNSASASDTEGYGVDTEISATIDLNPILVGDDNVINQAESEGSVTLSGTVGGDVKLGDTVTLTLDGNVIATVQVIDLGGGVLGFSTSVDAALLVGADVNSITASVTTTDDAGNTASASDTEGYGVDTEISATIDLDPILVGDDNVINQVESEGSVTLSGTVGGDVKLGDTVTLTLDGNVIATVQVIDLGGGVLGFSTSVDAALLVGADVNSITASVTTTDDAGNTASASDTEGYGVDTEISATIDLNPILVGDDNVINQAESEGSVTLSGTVGGDVKLGDTVTLTLDGNVIATVQVIDLGGGVLGFSTSVDAALLVGADVNSITASVTTTDDAGNTASASDTEGYGVDTEISATIDLDPILVGDDNVINQVESEGSVTLSGTVGGDVKLGDTVTLTLDGNVIATVQVIDLGGGVLGFSTSVDAALLVGADVNSITASVTTTDDAGNTASASDTEGYGVDTEISATIDLNPILVGDDNVINQAESEGSVTLSGTVGGDVKLGDTVTLTLDGNVIATVQVIDLGGGVLGFSTSVDAALLVGADVNSITASVTTTDDAGNTASASDTEGYGVDTEISATIDLNPILVGDDNVINQAESEGSVTLSGTVGGDVKLGDTVTLTLDGNVIATVQVIDLGGGVLGFSTSVDAALLVGADVNSITASVTTTDDAGNTASASDTEGYGVDTEISATIDLNPILVGDDNVINQAESEGSVTLSGTVGGDVKLGDTVTLTLDGNVIATVQVIDLGGVLGFSTSVDAALLVGADVNSITASVTTTDDAGNTASASDTEGYGVDTTAPAVTITITEDTNNDGLLSIAELDGQVNYLVQLGAGTAVDDTLVITDQDGNVLFNGLVTQAMLDNGLALAVDAPADGDTLTLTATVTDPAGNSDSDSDSVTIDTTAPAVTITITEDTNNDGLLSIAELDGQVNYLVQLGAGTAVDDTLVITDQDGNVLFNGLVTQAMLDNGLALAVDAPADGDTLTLTATVTDPAGNSDSDSDSVTIDTTAPAVTITITEDTNNDGLLSIAELDGQVNYLVQLGAGTAVDDTLVITDQDGNVLFNGLVTQAMLDNGLALAVDAPADGDTLTLTATVTDPAGNSDSDSDSVTIDTTAPAVTITITEDTNNDGLLSIAELDGQVNYLVQLGAGTAVDDTLVITDQDGNVLFNGLVTQAMLDNGLALAVDAPADGDTLTLTATVTDPAGNSDSDSDSVTIDTTAPAVTITITEDTNNDGLLSIAELDGQVNYLVQLGAGTAVDDTLVITDQDGNVLFNGLVTQAMLDNGLALAVDAPADGDTLTLTATVTDPAGNSDSDSDSVTIDTTAPAVTITITEDTNNDGLLSIAELDGQVNYLVQLGAGTAVDDTLVITDQDGNVLFNGLVTQAMLDNGLALAVDAPADGDTLTLTATVTDPAGNSDSDSDSVTIDTTAPAVTITITEDTNNDGLLSIAELDGQVNYLVQLGAGTAVDDTLVITDQDGNVLFNGLVTQAMLDNGLALAVDAPADGGTLTLTATVTDPAGNSDSDSDSVTIDTTAPAVTITITEDTNNDGLLSIAELDGQVNYLVQLGAGTAVDDTLVITDQDGNVLFNGLVTQAMLDNGLALAVDAPADGDTLTLTATVTDPAGNSDSDSDSVTIDTTAPAVTITITEDTNNDGLLSIAELDGQVNYLVQLGAGTAVDDTLVITDQDGNVLFNGLVTQAMLDNGLALAVDAPADGDTLTLTATVTDPAGNSDSDSDSVTVDTSIAAPTVWIVDDGTPGDGLLTQGEISSNGPGVQLQANVSHADLLEGGFVTLTVTIGNAQPQEYELELVNGVLQFTNGDPAPDFDYNNGVITWTENAPDAGQSITVTVTQTDLAGNESAQDSDTAQVFAPGNNEMTVNESDLRDNVPNVVSQQISFTAGSETLTQFRFGDVNSIQAATNLATGVSIAWALALDGSLVGSIGGVPVIKLTLTDTDPISANTTGSISVNVELLDNIKQVNGANDINLSSLIEGIVIEAVGANNSVISATLDLTIDDDLVEASATDSSGLNAADTQISGTVTVAGADGNDNESADQYSADLSVNITGWSESSTFADSGLMTSGKAIYYYVDPNDTSVMIAYTSSTAAEWGAVGAIQTKIFTLTLDPNSGEYVLDLETPITKITTTNADLTGNIPGGNDADLFVMLNGAVKGEPESGDVVLCTITATDAGGVSTVNTSPNGIGVGTGKDIGSGETLTLDFGFPVTNFTGISLSYNNGNPYTGVFTINIVGKDAFGNDLVKTFIATPATLANLIASEGFAEFTKIELSTAAGGQDFNLKNFTANSLSVDPLGTVLNFNVAITDSDGDTDSSNPFTVTLNVPNTLNAVTPAAFTSLAEAKLVSDTMDADTDTLVFKAGSSDVNNVSFSADVSDIQVEGIRQPMSWRIEGGVLIGSMPGRGDLLKLTLDWNAIEAGEQGSVVVEAELLGKLPHNIDYDSLTVTGIKVVATDDSGDTAKADVTVTVADSQHIAVDDDNQVDVLIDAFEVRDITARWTDWTAESEEKSNVTTSDGPDDDNGHDIIRWGDVGNGQPRSGYNFDENTNIQVGDVGLNQNIVLGTFTHVNQPINGYSSITEATLEVTLMINGVAAKVTLEFNHNETGGYNNPPDIVTVANTSSEFVYDGARYTLKVMGFLDSNGDVVTSIKTAEGASTSFPLVVQLIPGDGFELPLIGGNVLHNDIQGADGDMEIYGVSHSGNNATESNGTFVIQGTYGTLTLYGNGSYSYQVTTVGSLIPDNAVDTFSYTIEDSDGDLSTAELNINLNAVEELPIVYEGTQGVDSFLLTNSTSGKGLFAVSSSGYDAVASTESANVINLDTALHIKAGDSNDYVDLGISRTDNTVETGSSLPNVPSQMSQDEVLSSKFMSARDILDNDGKLKQNVLEEVQPKTDTVNLGVGDDTVYGGEGSQMVYGGAGNDLLIGGEGIDGLRGGEGNDTIIGGLGDDVLRGDGGADTFVWRAGETGTDHIIDFNINEDKLDLSDLLQGEENGNLEDYLSFSFERGSTTIEIDANRDGTVDQRIVLDGVDLADEYGLASTDESGIINGLLGNGTGPLIVDTQADTGAAQAVGRILSLDEDHKTELMP